Below is a window of Hydrogenimonas sp. DNA.
TGCTTTTTTGAAGATTTCGCCTCTTTGAACGTAGGAGTCGAACTGGTCCAGGCTTGCGGCCGCAGGTGAAAGCAGGGCTACCGAGTCGCGCGTATGCTCTTTGTCTATCAGCTTCACGGCTCTTTCGAGATCGCCGCAGAATATGTGCTCTATGGAGTGCTCTTCTGCCGTTTCGCACAGCTTTTTCGCGTTGGAGCCTATTGCGAAGATCTTTACGTCGTACTCTTTGAGCCCCCTCATGAGAGGGGTAGGGTCCACCCCTTTGTCGTCTCCGCCCAGAATGAGAAGAACTCTTTTGCCGGCGTGGGGAACCAGAGCCTGAAGAGCGGCATCTATGTTTGTCGCTTTCGAGTCGTCTATCCAGACCCTTCCTTTCGAATCTTTCAGAGGCTGCTGACGGTGGGGCTCTATCTCGAAGGAGTTTATCGCATCGTAATCGACTTCGTCAAAGAGTATCCTGCTTACCCCGAGCGCAAGAAGCGCATCGAGCAAAAATGCCCCTTCGAAGCGGACTTTTTGTATATCTATGCCGAAATAGTCTGCAAGAGAGTCCGGCCCTTCGTAAGCGATTTTGTAGCCGTCGGAGGGTGTGTCGGCAAGGGCCCGCGGCAGCAGGACGGCTTCGCCTTCACGCATACGCCCCAGCGGCATCAGCTTGTCAGAGAGGTATCTCTCCTCTCCGCCGTGCCACTCCAGGTGGTCCGGTGTTACGGGAAGCAGAAGATAGAGGTCCGGTTTGGCGTATCTTGTGTAGTGAAGCGTGAAGGAGCTGGTCTCGAGAACCCATATAGGGGCTTTGTGATCCATCTCTGCCAGAGGGGTGCCTATGTTTCCGCCGCTTACGGCTCCACGTCTCTCAAGCAGGTGCGTAACCATCCCGGTGGTCGTCGTCTTCCCGTTTGTACCGCTTATCCAGATGGTGTAGGGGGGGCGGGTTGGAGGTGTCTGGTTTTGGGTGTCGGGTTTTAGGTTTTTGGTTAGTTTACGGCCGTAGTCGGAGAGGAAGAGGTCGTATTCGCTTATCAGGTTCTTCGCTTTTTTGATCAGGGGGTGGTTTGGCGGGAATCCGGGGCTAGGAATCTCCAGATCGCTTCTGCTTTCGTCGAAGAGTGATGTAGGGAGCAGGAGGTTTCCCTCTCTGTCACGTTGCGGCACGGTAACCTTGTCGTCGAAAAAAGTAGAGGGACCGAACCTTTTGGCTATAGCTCTGGTTGTTTTTCCGTATCCAAACAGGGAAATCTTCATGAACTGCTCTCTTTCACTACGCTATCGGCACACGGAAACTCCGGGCGGATGACCGGCATCATCTTATCTTCAATGTTATAAGCGCGACGAGGTTGGCTATGAAGGCGATGATCCAGAACCTTACGATTATCTTGTTCTCCGCCCACTGCTTCATTTCGAAGTGGTGGTGGATCGGCGCCATCAGGAATATTCTCTTGCCGCGCAGCTTGTAGCTTCCGACCTGTGCGATGACGGAGACGGTCTCTATGACGAATATGAGGCCTATCAGGATGAGCAGGATTTCACTCTTGCCCAGAATGGCCATATAGCCCAGAAAGGCTCCCAGCGCAAGGCTTCCGCTGTCACCCATGAAGACCTCCGCGGGGTTGCAGTTGTACCATAGAAACCCTATAAGAGCCCCGCTTAGAGCCGCCGCCACCACCGCTACTTCTCCTACGCCTATGATCTTTGGCCAGAGCAGGTAGCTGCTCAGGACGGCGTTACCGGTTACATAGACGATGACCCCGAGCGAGAAGAGTGCGAAGACTGAGGGGACCGTCGCAAGCCCGTCGAGCCCGTCCGTAAGGTTCACCGCGTTGCTGGCGGCGACTATCACCACGGCCCAGAATATAAGTGCCCCCCACCCCATATCGAAGATGGCGAACTTCACGAAGGGGACATAGAAGTGCGAATCGAAACCTATATAGTAGAGCAGAAAAGAGGCCGCAGCCACTCCGAGCAGCATCTGGAGCCCGAATTTCGCGCGTGCACTGAGGCCGTGGAGGTTGTTTTTGCTCACTATCTTTCCTATATCGTCTCCGAATCCGATTGCGCAGAACGAGATGAGTGTAAAGAGTGCACCTACGGTGTATGGGTTTGAGAGGTTGGCGCTCAAAACCGTAGCTATAACTGTAGAGAATATGAAAACAACCCCGCCCATCGTCGGAGTGTCGCTCTTTTTTAGGTGGTTTTTGGGAACGAATTTGTTTATAGGCTGACTCGCCTTTTTCGATTTCGCCCACGCAATGAAGCGCGGCATGAGATATATTGTCAAAACGAAGGCTATGAAGAATGCAAAGCCCGCCCGGACGGTAATATATTGAAATAGGTTGACGTCCATATGACGGTAGAACCAGTAGAGCATATCGTTTAATACCTGTACATTAATATTTTAAAAGTATAATTTTAATATAGTTGCGCATAAAATTGTATAAATCGATATATATGCCGTGTAAACGGACTGCAGGGAGTCGACGGGTCGGACGGGTACGCAGCCGGCCTGTTTGCACGGCTTCATTTGAAGGGATATAGAAGTGGCGAACAGATGTATACTTGTAATAACCGACGGCATAGGTTATAAACCGAACGGCAGAGCCAACGCCTTTTTGACGGCGAAGAAGCCGACATACGACAGAATATTCAAGACTCTGCCCCACTCGCTGATTCACACCTACGGACTGCATGTAGGGCTTCCCGAGGGGCAGATGGGAAACTCGGAGGTGGGCCATATGACGATAGGGAGCGGCAGGGTGCTCTACCAGGATCTCGTTAAGATCTCCCTCGCTCTCAAAGATGGAACTCTGGAGAGCAACGAGACTCTTCGTGAGCTACTCTCAAAGAGCGGACGGCTCCATCTTGTCGGACTCATGAGCGACGGCGGGGTCCACTCGCACATAGAGCATACCATCGGCCTCGCCGCGATTGCCGCGAAAGCCGGCAAGAGGGTCTTTTTGCATCTCGTTACCGACGGAAGGGATGTCTCCCCCACTTCCGCACCTGAGTATCTGAAGCGGCTGGAGGAGATAGAGGATGAAAATATCACCGTAGCGACCCTCGGCGGGCGCTTCTACACGATGGACCGCGATCAGAGGTGGGAGCGGATAGAGAAGGGTTACAGGGCAATAGTGGAGGCTACTCCGAAAACCGGCCTTTCTCCTCTGGAGTATATGGAAAAATCGTATGGGGAGGGGGTTACGGACGAGTTTATAATTCCGACCGCTTTCGAGGGTTACGACGGGGTGCAGGAGGGCGACTCCATGCTCTTTACCAACTTCAGAAGCGACCGGATGAGAGAGATAGTCAGCGCGATAGCCGACCCGGCGTTTGACAAATTCAAAAGAGAGAGGGTCCATCTGCATGTCGCGACCATGACAGAGTACGACAAATCTTTCCCCTACCCTGTACTCTTCAGAAAAGAGGTGCCGAAGCAGACGCTGGCCGAGGTGATCTCCGATGCGGGGCTGACGCAGCTGCATACCGCAGAGACCGAGAAGTACGCTCATGTTACCTTCTTTTTCAACGGCGGGGTGGAAGAGCCGGTTATGAACGAGTCGCGCGTGCTTATTCCGAGCCCGAAGGTAAAGACTTACGATATGAAACCGGAGATGAGCGCTCCGCAGGTCGGCGATGCGGTACTGACCGCGATGGATGAGGAGTACGACTTCATCGTCGTCAATTTCGCGAACGGCGATATGGTGGGGCACACCGGAAACTTCGAAGCGGCCGTACAGGCTGTAGAGGCGGTGGATCGCGAACTGGGGCGAATTCTGCAGAAGGCTGAAGAGAAGGATTACCGCCTGGTACTCACCTCGGACCACGGTAA
It encodes the following:
- a CDS encoding UDP-N-acetylmuramoylalanine--D-glutamate ligase; the encoded protein is MKISLFGYGKTTRAIAKRFGPSTFFDDKVTVPQRDREGNLLLPTSLFDESRSDLEIPSPGFPPNHPLIKKAKNLISEYDLFLSDYGRKLTKNLKPDTQNQTPPTRPPYTIWISGTNGKTTTTGMVTHLLERRGAVSGGNIGTPLAEMDHKAPIWVLETSSFTLHYTRYAKPDLYLLLPVTPDHLEWHGGEERYLSDKLMPLGRMREGEAVLLPRALADTPSDGYKIAYEGPDSLADYFGIDIQKVRFEGAFLLDALLALGVSRILFDEVDYDAINSFEIEPHRQQPLKDSKGRVWIDDSKATNIDAALQALVPHAGKRVLLILGGDDKGVDPTPLMRGLKEYDVKIFAIGSNAKKLCETAEEHSIEHIFCGDLERAVKLIDKEHTRDSVALLSPAAASLDQFDSYVQRGEIFKKAISSF
- a CDS encoding phospho-N-acetylmuramoyl-pentapeptide-transferase, with translation MLYWFYRHMDVNLFQYITVRAGFAFFIAFVLTIYLMPRFIAWAKSKKASQPINKFVPKNHLKKSDTPTMGGVVFIFSTVIATVLSANLSNPYTVGALFTLISFCAIGFGDDIGKIVSKNNLHGLSARAKFGLQMLLGVAAASFLLYYIGFDSHFYVPFVKFAIFDMGWGALIFWAVVIVAASNAVNLTDGLDGLATVPSVFALFSLGVIVYVTGNAVLSSYLLWPKIIGVGEVAVVAAALSGALIGFLWYNCNPAEVFMGDSGSLALGAFLGYMAILGKSEILLILIGLIFVIETVSVIAQVGSYKLRGKRIFLMAPIHHHFEMKQWAENKIIVRFWIIAFIANLVALITLKIR
- a CDS encoding 2,3-bisphosphoglycerate-independent phosphoglycerate mutase codes for the protein MANRCILVITDGIGYKPNGRANAFLTAKKPTYDRIFKTLPHSLIHTYGLHVGLPEGQMGNSEVGHMTIGSGRVLYQDLVKISLALKDGTLESNETLRELLSKSGRLHLVGLMSDGGVHSHIEHTIGLAAIAAKAGKRVFLHLVTDGRDVSPTSAPEYLKRLEEIEDENITVATLGGRFYTMDRDQRWERIEKGYRAIVEATPKTGLSPLEYMEKSYGEGVTDEFIIPTAFEGYDGVQEGDSMLFTNFRSDRMREIVSAIADPAFDKFKRERVHLHVATMTEYDKSFPYPVLFRKEVPKQTLAEVISDAGLTQLHTAETEKYAHVTFFFNGGVEEPVMNESRVLIPSPKVKTYDMKPEMSAPQVGDAVLTAMDEEYDFIVVNFANGDMVGHTGNFEAAVQAVEAVDRELGRILQKAEEKDYRLVLTSDHGNCEEMVDEDGNVLTNHTVGDVWCFVMAPGVKEVKPGALNNIAPTVLKLMELPIPDVMDEPLI